A region from the Leptospirillum ferriphilum ML-04 genome encodes:
- a CDS encoding amino acid permease, producing MALFRLYHGTRKTVTRFRETVLQRVVGVGALFSSGYGDVGSSIYFALGVTTIYAGGASFLAIFVAGLFFIATVLSYAELSSAIPESGGSSLFARRAFGDGWSFFAGWALMLDYVITLAISAFSVGPYLGYFFPILKNNTQANVTFTGFLILILVVLNVLGLKESSRLSLLLAGFDILTQLSLMILGLFFLFSAPKLLSQFHLGTNPTWPHFLYGISVAMVAYIGIEAISQMASEARDPQKSVPRAMFLTMGTTVLLYSGISVVALSAMNPKLLSTVWVDDPIAGIAHYMPHVHDYLGPWVAILGATILTVAANAGLIGVSRIAFSMSNNFLIHPIFRHTTRRWKTPVYSIVFFGSLSAIVVAFFPYLEVLADLYNYGAMLSFMMTHLALIALRNKEPDLPRPVRVPFSVRILGREIPLIAVFGLIGTGGVFAMVLLFHKYGRVFGTIWMIVGITYYYFFRKTARMPLMERISVTEIPESPEEAPFPHKNILVATSPYRVSPILRDVIKIARSDKSRVIVVTVIEIPLALPLNASLPLEEERARKTLEICQAIGVEEDVLIDTILLRGRSVANSIVSTAVRHKADTLVYTDTDSAMSRSIQTAIRQASLPLMIWKIEPPATGSLRPPVQARMPLSSRPAVLEKRLSDESSSPPGKSDGSPSTDSGT from the coding sequence TTGGCTCTGTTTCGCCTGTATCACGGGACACGAAAAACCGTCACCCGATTCCGGGAGACCGTCCTCCAGCGCGTGGTCGGTGTCGGGGCCCTTTTCTCCTCCGGGTACGGCGATGTGGGGTCTTCGATCTACTTTGCCCTGGGCGTCACAACCATCTATGCGGGGGGAGCGTCCTTCCTCGCCATCTTCGTGGCCGGCCTCTTTTTTATTGCGACCGTCCTGTCCTATGCGGAGCTGTCCTCCGCCATTCCCGAATCCGGGGGCTCCTCCCTCTTCGCCCGGAGGGCCTTCGGAGACGGCTGGTCCTTTTTTGCCGGCTGGGCGCTCATGCTCGACTACGTCATCACCCTGGCCATCAGCGCGTTTTCGGTCGGGCCCTACCTGGGATACTTTTTTCCGATCCTGAAAAACAACACCCAGGCGAACGTGACCTTCACCGGCTTTCTGATCCTGATCCTGGTTGTCCTGAATGTCCTGGGGCTCAAGGAGTCCTCCCGGCTGAGCCTTCTTCTGGCCGGCTTCGACATCCTGACCCAGCTGTCCCTCATGATTCTCGGGCTCTTTTTTCTTTTCAGCGCCCCGAAACTTCTGAGCCAGTTTCACCTGGGGACCAACCCGACCTGGCCGCATTTCCTGTACGGGATTTCCGTGGCCATGGTGGCCTACATCGGCATCGAAGCCATCAGCCAGATGGCCTCGGAGGCGCGGGACCCGCAAAAATCCGTCCCGCGAGCGATGTTCCTGACGATGGGAACCACCGTTCTCCTCTATTCCGGAATCAGCGTTGTCGCTCTTTCGGCCATGAACCCGAAGCTCCTGTCGACCGTCTGGGTCGACGACCCCATTGCCGGCATCGCCCACTATATGCCCCATGTGCACGATTACCTCGGACCGTGGGTGGCGATTCTCGGAGCAACCATCCTGACAGTGGCCGCCAACGCCGGTCTGATCGGGGTCTCGCGCATTGCCTTTTCCATGTCCAACAATTTTTTGATCCACCCCATTTTCCGCCACACGACCCGCCGGTGGAAAACCCCGGTCTACTCCATTGTCTTCTTCGGATCACTGAGCGCGATCGTCGTCGCCTTCTTCCCCTACCTGGAGGTTCTGGCCGATCTTTACAACTACGGCGCCATGCTCTCCTTCATGATGACCCATCTGGCCCTGATCGCTCTGCGGAACAAGGAGCCCGACCTACCCCGACCGGTCCGGGTGCCGTTCTCGGTGCGCATCCTGGGGCGCGAAATCCCCCTGATCGCCGTCTTCGGCCTGATCGGCACCGGCGGGGTTTTCGCGATGGTCCTCCTGTTCCACAAGTACGGACGGGTCTTCGGCACCATCTGGATGATTGTGGGCATTACCTATTATTACTTTTTCCGCAAGACCGCCCGGATGCCCCTGATGGAAAGGATCTCCGTCACCGAGATTCCGGAGTCCCCCGAAGAAGCTCCCTTTCCGCACAAGAACATCCTCGTCGCCACCTCCCCCTACCGGGTTTCCCCCATCCTCCGGGACGTCATCAAGATTGCCCGTTCGGACAAGAGCCGGGTCATCGTCGTGACGGTCATCGAAATTCCTCTGGCCCTGCCCCTGAACGCCTCCCTCCCTCTGGAAGAGGAACGTGCCCGGAAAACCCTGGAAATCTGCCAGGCGATCGGCGTCGAGGAAGACGTCCTGATCGATACGATTCTCTTGCGGGGCCGGTCCGTGGCAAACTCCATCGTTTCGACCGCTGTCCGCCACAAGGCGGACACCCTTGTCTATACCGACACCGACTCGGCCATGTCCCGTTCGATCCAGACCGCCATCCGTCAGGCTTCTCTTCCGCTCATGATCTGGAAAATCGAACCCCCGGCCACCGGGAGCCTTCGTCCCCCGGTGCAGGCCCGGATGCCGCTTTCCTCCAGACCCGCTGTTCTGGAGAAACGACTGTCCGATGAATCTTCCTCTCCCCCCGGAAAATCCGATGGATCGCCCTCGACCGACAGCGGCACCTGA
- a CDS encoding MFS transporter: MIPSPGDGRRTERILSANRLFRGLLQGFMLARFLPDVHALGWSILAAGSLLSGSLLADFGLTLIVGHRSDRFPPKRLLQAGELLSMAAGTLFLVHPSPFPLALAILLAGVGQRSNGSPGPWAPAEQAILSRTSPDGETYRIFSHNTFWGLAGMAAGAFAGMEASSAGHPLAMLRFAMLALIILSLANILLLSRLPDGSAEVFSTRDLEQSGQLTPRERWNLSLVVSSNLFYGLSIGMADAMISYWFLLKFQASPEQISSLLAFSFLTSAGLARLLGNLPDRLKAFSYVLLQLFGLIGIALLPGSISIWSAGLLTTLRIASVRAPGGLRQALVANAVRPGRAGWSAGLHFSSLHLLQAAGPLLTGYYWESHRTGTPLVLSAAFMAVSLFLTIFLYVRTISPAQRECPDQNTPRQTRGPYERRRSENASNGT; this comes from the coding sequence ATGATTCCCTCCCCGGGGGACGGACGCCGGACGGAACGCATCCTGTCCGCCAACCGCCTTTTTCGGGGGCTGCTCCAGGGATTTATGCTCGCCCGGTTTCTTCCCGACGTTCATGCCCTGGGATGGTCGATCCTCGCGGCCGGAAGCCTTCTGTCCGGCAGTCTTCTGGCGGATTTCGGCCTCACGCTGATCGTCGGTCACCGATCCGACCGATTTCCCCCGAAACGACTGCTCCAGGCAGGAGAGCTCCTTTCGATGGCGGCGGGGACCCTGTTCCTTGTCCACCCCTCTCCTTTCCCCCTGGCCCTTGCCATCCTTTTGGCCGGGGTCGGACAACGTTCCAACGGCTCTCCGGGACCGTGGGCTCCGGCAGAACAGGCCATCCTCTCCCGAACTTCCCCCGACGGGGAGACGTACCGGATCTTCAGTCACAACACCTTCTGGGGGCTTGCCGGGATGGCGGCGGGAGCATTCGCCGGAATGGAGGCTTCCTCCGCCGGCCATCCTCTGGCCATGCTTCGATTCGCCATGCTGGCCCTGATCATCCTGTCCCTCGCGAACATTCTTCTCCTCTCGCGTTTGCCCGATGGATCCGCGGAGGTTTTCTCCACCAGAGACCTGGAACAATCCGGACAACTGACTCCCCGCGAACGCTGGAACCTGTCCCTGGTCGTTTCGTCAAACCTCTTCTACGGATTGTCCATCGGAATGGCCGACGCCATGATCTCTTATTGGTTCCTCCTCAAGTTCCAGGCCTCCCCGGAACAGATTTCCTCTCTTCTGGCCTTCTCCTTTCTGACGTCGGCGGGACTCGCGAGGCTTCTCGGAAATCTTCCCGACCGCCTCAAAGCCTTTTCCTATGTTCTCTTGCAACTTTTCGGACTGATCGGGATCGCGCTTCTCCCGGGATCCATCTCCATCTGGAGCGCCGGTTTGCTCACCACTCTCCGGATCGCGTCTGTCCGGGCGCCAGGAGGTCTCCGGCAGGCGCTGGTCGCCAATGCCGTCCGGCCGGGCCGGGCCGGCTGGTCCGCCGGACTGCACTTTTCATCCTTGCATCTCCTCCAGGCAGCCGGTCCCCTGTTGACCGGCTATTACTGGGAGAGCCACAGGACAGGCACCCCGCTTGTCCTGTCTGCCGCCTTCATGGCGGTTTCACTGTTTTTGACGATCTTTCTTTATGTCCGGACCATCTCCCCCGCACAACGGGAGTGTCCGGACCAGAACACACCCCGCCAGACGCGGGGACCCTATGAGAGAAGGAGATCGGAAAATGCGTCGAACGGAACCTGA
- a CDS encoding response regulator, which yields MIRVFLVEDHGLMRTALKKTLEKTPDITFAGEAESAEEALRILVDRKAPVDVVIMDIGLPGESGITATRVLRQARPEIRVVMYTVHRVEAEIFSSFSAGADGYCLKDTTVDSLLLAIRAAGMGSVYLDPAIAHLALNRIRVLDYPANDNPLSPRETEILKLLSKGLSNREIGDIAGISLSTVKAHIQSILEKLSASTRADAAVKAIKKGLI from the coding sequence ATGATTCGGGTCTTTCTGGTCGAAGATCATGGGCTGATGCGGACAGCCCTGAAGAAAACGCTGGAGAAAACCCCGGATATCACTTTCGCGGGAGAGGCCGAGTCCGCAGAAGAGGCCCTTCGGATACTCGTCGACCGAAAAGCGCCGGTCGATGTCGTGATCATGGACATCGGCCTGCCGGGAGAGTCCGGAATCACGGCCACACGCGTTCTCCGGCAGGCGCGCCCGGAAATCCGGGTTGTGATGTATACCGTCCACCGGGTGGAAGCGGAAATCTTTTCATCCTTTTCCGCCGGTGCAGACGGATATTGTCTCAAGGACACGACCGTTGACAGCCTGCTTCTCGCAATTCGGGCCGCCGGCATGGGATCGGTGTACCTCGATCCGGCCATCGCCCATCTCGCACTGAACCGGATCCGGGTTCTCGATTATCCGGCGAACGACAATCCCCTGTCGCCACGAGAGACGGAAATCCTGAAACTGCTCTCGAAAGGCCTTTCGAACCGCGAGATCGGCGATATTGCCGGCATCAGCCTGAGCACGGTGAAAGCACACATTCAGAGCATTCTGGAAAAACTGTCCGCCTCGACCCGGGCAGACGCGGCTGTCAAGGCCATCAAGAAGGGCTTGATATGA
- a CDS encoding glycosyltransferase family 9 protein: protein MDLRPVFPLLPTGKDPCFDEGDPAIRRLLEQRPGHPVVVVKFSGWGTLLGMLGFFRHLKSAFPDNRPVLVTNPENRPMLEHLAPWLDVIYKNVPPENPFPAFLSLALSLRRLRPALFIDLQIFTRKTLSANLSRLSGSPVRIGFVGRKREWRSFGMTHRFFHNRHFPPSIALGQLSRFLGLPLSDETTPFLPGIHKQCEAKIRLLLGQPPFRTGKTIVVNPNASGKSGERRWPAESFLEVIRMLLERHGDLRIALTGTQEERALVRSIQERLSLSHRDRVSNLAGCLTFSELHALLHLSDGYLGNDSGPLHLALATGTPTLGLFGPTHPDLILPSRPFPKALFLYEPHYCSPCLHQSDIPPCGGDNLCMQSLTPASVLHALEHLLWGAGDKQRLRQVWSRENQPHRAARTGTPLALYRQRDER from the coding sequence ATGGACCTTCGCCCCGTTTTCCCCCTTCTTCCGACCGGTAAAGACCCCTGTTTTGACGAGGGGGATCCCGCGATCCGCCGTTTGCTCGAACAGCGCCCCGGCCATCCGGTCGTGGTGGTCAAGTTTTCGGGATGGGGAACGCTTCTGGGGATGCTCGGCTTCTTCCGACATCTCAAGTCCGCCTTTCCCGACAATCGGCCCGTTCTGGTCACCAATCCCGAAAACCGTCCCATGCTCGAACATCTCGCCCCCTGGCTGGATGTGATTTACAAGAACGTGCCCCCGGAGAACCCCTTCCCTGCCTTCCTCTCTCTTGCCCTCTCCCTTCGCCGGCTTCGCCCGGCTCTTTTCATCGATCTCCAGATCTTCACCCGGAAGACCCTCTCCGCAAACCTTTCCCGACTCTCCGGGAGTCCGGTCCGGATCGGGTTCGTGGGCAGGAAAAGGGAATGGCGATCGTTCGGGATGACCCACCGGTTCTTCCACAACCGCCATTTTCCCCCTTCCATCGCCCTCGGGCAGCTGAGCCGATTCCTGGGCCTGCCCCTTTCCGATGAGACGACACCCTTCCTTCCGGGAATTCACAAACAATGTGAGGCCAAAATCCGTCTCTTGTTGGGACAACCCCCTTTCCGGACCGGAAAGACGATCGTCGTGAATCCGAACGCGTCCGGCAAGTCCGGCGAGAGACGGTGGCCCGCCGAATCCTTTCTCGAAGTCATCCGGATGCTTCTTGAACGGCATGGGGACCTCCGCATCGCCCTGACCGGAACCCAGGAGGAACGGGCCCTCGTCCGTTCCATTCAGGAAAGACTCTCTCTGAGCCATCGGGATCGCGTCTCCAATCTGGCGGGGTGTCTGACATTTTCCGAACTTCATGCCCTTCTCCACCTGAGCGACGGATACCTGGGAAACGACAGTGGCCCCCTGCATCTGGCGCTGGCCACAGGAACGCCGACCCTGGGACTGTTCGGGCCCACTCATCCGGATCTCATCCTTCCCTCCAGACCCTTCCCGAAAGCCCTGTTCCTCTATGAACCCCATTACTGCAGTCCCTGTCTGCATCAATCGGACATTCCTCCCTGCGGCGGAGACAACCTCTGCATGCAGAGCCTGACACCGGCTTCGGTCCTCCATGCCCTGGAACACCTCCTCTGGGGGGCAGGAGACAAACAGAGACTCCGTCAAGTCTGGTCCAGGGAGAACCAGCCGCATCGCGCCGCACGAACAGGAACACCGCTCGCCCTTTACAGGCAGAGAGATGAAAGATGA
- a CDS encoding NAD(P)/FAD-dependent oxidoreductase encodes MKKEILVLGAGTGGMPAAYELQAALGNKVHVTVVNQSEYFQFVPSNPWVAVGWRTRKDTTFSIRPHLEKKGIDFVVGKVEKIEPGGNNVVLSGGQVLSYDYLVITTGPRLAFDLIEGAGPSGHTQSVCTVDHAEAALAKLQEFLKDPGPVVVGSFQGASCFGPAYEYAFILDRHLRNHKIRNKVPMTFVTSEPYIGHLGLGGVGDSKGMMESEFRNQDIKWITNARVAKVTDHEMFVEEVGADGEKLREHVLPFRYSMMIPPFRGIEAVAQVKDLVNPAGFVLIDEFQRSPAYHNIYSAGVCVAIPPVEKTPVPTGTPKTGYMIESMVSAIVKNIEAELDGRSPSTKGTWNAICLADMGDTGAAFVALPQIPPRNVAWMKKGKWVHLAKVAFEKYFIRKMKTGTSEPVYEKYMLKALGIEKIAK; translated from the coding sequence ATGAAAAAGGAGATTCTGGTATTGGGCGCTGGAACCGGAGGGATGCCCGCGGCGTATGAGCTTCAGGCTGCTCTTGGAAACAAGGTTCATGTGACGGTGGTGAACCAGTCCGAATATTTTCAGTTCGTTCCGTCGAACCCCTGGGTGGCCGTTGGCTGGAGAACCCGCAAGGACACGACGTTTTCCATCCGGCCCCACCTGGAAAAAAAGGGGATCGATTTTGTTGTCGGGAAAGTGGAGAAGATCGAGCCGGGAGGGAACAATGTCGTTCTGTCCGGCGGACAGGTGCTGTCCTATGACTACCTCGTGATTACGACGGGGCCCCGGCTCGCCTTCGATCTGATCGAAGGGGCGGGTCCCTCCGGACATACGCAGTCCGTCTGTACGGTCGATCATGCCGAGGCGGCCCTTGCCAAACTTCAGGAATTTCTGAAAGATCCGGGGCCGGTCGTGGTCGGATCCTTCCAGGGGGCGAGCTGTTTCGGGCCGGCCTATGAGTATGCGTTCATTCTGGACCGCCATCTCCGCAACCACAAGATCCGGAACAAGGTTCCGATGACATTTGTGACAAGCGAGCCTTACATCGGGCATCTGGGGCTGGGCGGGGTCGGCGACTCGAAAGGGATGATGGAGTCGGAATTCCGCAACCAGGATATCAAATGGATCACCAATGCCCGGGTGGCAAAGGTGACCGATCACGAAATGTTTGTGGAGGAAGTCGGCGCCGACGGAGAAAAACTCCGGGAGCACGTTCTTCCCTTCCGGTATTCGATGATGATCCCCCCCTTTCGGGGAATTGAAGCCGTGGCCCAGGTCAAGGATCTGGTCAATCCGGCGGGTTTTGTCCTGATCGACGAGTTCCAGAGAAGTCCCGCCTACCACAACATCTACTCGGCCGGCGTGTGTGTCGCGATCCCGCCGGTGGAAAAGACTCCGGTTCCGACCGGAACCCCCAAGACGGGCTATATGATCGAGTCGATGGTGTCGGCGATCGTGAAAAACATCGAGGCGGAACTGGACGGAAGGTCCCCTTCGACAAAAGGGACCTGGAATGCCATCTGTCTTGCCGACATGGGGGATACCGGCGCAGCGTTTGTCGCGCTGCCGCAAATTCCTCCCCGAAACGTGGCCTGGATGAAAAAAGGCAAATGGGTGCACCTGGCCAAGGTCGCGTTCGAGAAATATTTCATTCGCAAGATGAAAACCGGGACGTCCGAACCCGTTTACGAGAAATACATGCTGAAGGCCCTGGGCATTGAAAAAATCGCGAAGTAA
- a CDS encoding sensor histidine kinase, with translation MDRPRPTAAPDASAFVGEGSRKGNGTFALILLLLAGIFVFDARTPQSLVASILLDIPIALTGLILRPNLTFVIVLLSILANILAGIIDARTEGSVNSIAVANRLFTTVSLILVGYLTLSIQKEALRQGQAESERVRSLREARIRDLFAELSQSPDPQVFLDRLSTKLQSLLRARGVLLAFSDGKNWKGSPVRTPPDLWFWPDESPLPGHLALTSEYPFPPSPMDPISLSPLLDANHAPRGIMARLTLPATKENEIRLPPYLHLFVLAPEENASEAILRDIIPVMEATLVRVALLTDLRSSIETLKKRNSLIEDLIRGVSHDIRTPLIAAGLTLNLAREGAFGSPPEELSQALEQISRSNDSLLELANHLLFLSRDETEGFPGEGERVDLPALIRDVIASLDPLLREKDLRVRTDCSPAITFGNPASLRRLLTNLLDNAIKYSPFGETIHVCCQEEDHRATVRIQDNGSGIPEEMLPGLFERFRKDKDGSGFGLGLYIARQIACQHQGTVRWVPGQPGATFEVILPLEGERVS, from the coding sequence ATGGATCGCCCTCGACCGACAGCGGCACCTGACGCTTCCGCATTTGTCGGAGAGGGCAGCCGGAAGGGAAACGGCACCTTTGCCCTGATTCTGTTGCTTCTGGCGGGCATTTTCGTCTTCGATGCCCGCACCCCCCAAAGCCTTGTCGCCTCAATCCTGCTCGACATCCCGATCGCCCTGACGGGTCTGATCTTAAGGCCCAACCTCACGTTCGTCATCGTCCTCCTGTCGATTCTCGCCAACATTCTGGCCGGCATCATCGACGCCCGGACGGAAGGGTCGGTCAACTCGATCGCGGTGGCCAACCGTCTTTTCACAACCGTTTCTCTCATTCTCGTGGGGTATCTGACGCTTTCGATCCAGAAAGAAGCGCTGCGCCAGGGGCAGGCGGAGTCGGAGCGTGTCCGCTCCCTGCGGGAGGCCCGCATCCGGGACCTTTTTGCCGAACTGAGCCAGTCTCCCGACCCGCAGGTTTTCCTGGACCGCCTGTCGACGAAGCTTCAAAGCCTTCTTCGGGCCAGAGGGGTCCTCCTGGCGTTTTCCGACGGAAAAAACTGGAAAGGTTCTCCTGTCCGGACACCTCCCGATCTTTGGTTCTGGCCGGACGAAAGCCCGCTTCCCGGCCACCTGGCTCTCACGTCGGAATACCCCTTCCCCCCCTCTCCCATGGATCCGATCAGCCTTTCCCCTCTTCTGGATGCCAATCATGCCCCGCGGGGAATCATGGCCCGACTCACACTCCCTGCGACGAAAGAGAACGAAATTCGTCTGCCACCCTACCTCCACCTTTTTGTCCTCGCTCCGGAAGAGAACGCCTCCGAAGCGATCCTCCGGGACATCATCCCGGTCATGGAAGCGACACTGGTCCGCGTGGCGCTTCTCACCGATCTCCGGAGCTCCATCGAAACACTGAAAAAACGGAACAGTCTGATCGAGGACCTGATTCGGGGGGTTTCCCACGATATCCGGACCCCGCTGATTGCCGCCGGATTGACGTTGAACCTCGCCCGGGAGGGGGCCTTTGGATCTCCTCCGGAGGAACTGTCACAGGCACTGGAGCAAATCAGCCGCTCAAACGACTCTCTTCTGGAACTGGCCAATCATCTGCTGTTTCTTTCCCGGGACGAAACAGAAGGATTTCCCGGGGAAGGCGAACGGGTGGATCTCCCGGCCCTGATCCGGGACGTGATCGCATCCCTCGACCCCCTTCTCCGGGAAAAGGATCTCCGTGTCCGGACGGACTGCAGTCCCGCCATCACGTTCGGCAATCCCGCTTCCCTGCGCCGTCTTCTGACAAATCTTCTGGACAACGCCATCAAATATTCTCCCTTCGGGGAGACAATTCATGTATGCTGTCAGGAAGAAGACCATCGGGCGACGGTCCGGATCCAGGACAACGGATCCGGGATCCCCGAAGAGATGCTTCCGGGTCTTTTCGAACGGTTCAGAAAGGACAAGGATGGATCCGGTTTCGGCCTGGGTCTTTACATCGCCCGCCAGATCGCTTGCCAGCACCAGGGAACGGTCCGCTGGGTTCCCGGACAGCCCGGTGCCACGTTCGAGGTCATTCTGCCTTTGGAAGGAGAACGGGTTTCATGA
- a CDS encoding outer membrane beta-barrel protein, with protein sequence MNPRTDTTMSRCSKFLFLSLAITLVFSRPLAVMADPDSSAPPSQPASGTSPASPGSAPSTPSSPGGPANQTVSSGGQAPTQPPAPLPDMLIPSANIHFKGFIDTYAQYNPTDASYSNFRPYDFGANSFNVNMAQLKLWRPDDDGVGFVLRTDFGPGAMASGQNFYPGFFGTRGTSNGTTGTMPWSMFWLEEAYINFWIPDTNKELEMDSGQFQTLANFEVIQPTGNWTASLGYTFFLGPYTHTGVRFHYAPNGNNNIYFGVNNGWNTSFQDDQGSDFQDFEVAYIGNPASWLNLNFTGLFGPQIRNNYPGGFPLVSNLSANPDANVPTWRNYGAFVIEVGPVDHFWIVTDESYGWQAQGAYSSTGAGGVPVGPATWYSSENFLRYDISDTMDVVARYEVYYDLNGFMTGTGLPTAINDESIDFQWNFLPNVISRIEYRHDNANQPLYNSNVYGIATGSANPGNHGSPIFSMDTVDLELTYMF encoded by the coding sequence ATGAATCCTAGAACGGACACAACAATGTCCCGGTGCAGCAAGTTCTTGTTCTTGTCTCTCGCAATCACGCTTGTCTTCTCCAGACCGCTCGCGGTCATGGCCGATCCCGATTCCTCCGCTCCCCCTTCCCAGCCGGCTTCGGGGACTTCCCCGGCCTCGCCCGGATCCGCCCCCTCCACCCCGTCTTCTCCCGGCGGTCCGGCGAACCAGACGGTCTCTTCCGGGGGCCAAGCCCCGACGCAACCACCGGCCCCTCTTCCGGACATGCTGATCCCGTCGGCGAACATTCATTTCAAAGGCTTTATCGATACCTATGCCCAATATAATCCGACCGACGCAAGTTATTCGAACTTCCGTCCCTACGATTTCGGGGCCAACTCCTTCAATGTCAACATGGCCCAGCTGAAGCTCTGGCGGCCGGACGACGACGGCGTCGGTTTTGTGCTCCGGACCGACTTCGGTCCCGGAGCCATGGCCAGCGGACAGAACTTCTACCCCGGATTCTTCGGGACGAGGGGCACATCGAACGGCACCACCGGCACCATGCCCTGGTCGATGTTCTGGCTGGAAGAGGCCTACATCAATTTCTGGATCCCGGACACGAACAAGGAACTCGAAATGGACTCCGGACAGTTCCAGACACTCGCGAACTTCGAAGTGATCCAGCCTACCGGCAACTGGACGGCGTCCCTGGGGTACACGTTTTTTCTGGGGCCCTACACGCACACGGGCGTGCGGTTTCACTATGCCCCGAACGGGAACAACAACATTTACTTCGGCGTGAACAACGGCTGGAACACAAGCTTCCAGGACGACCAGGGAAGCGACTTCCAGGACTTCGAGGTGGCCTATATCGGAAATCCCGCCTCCTGGCTGAACCTGAACTTCACCGGGTTGTTCGGACCCCAGATCCGGAACAATTATCCGGGCGGCTTTCCGCTGGTCTCCAACCTTTCCGCCAACCCGGACGCCAACGTCCCCACCTGGCGGAACTACGGCGCGTTCGTCATCGAAGTGGGGCCCGTCGATCACTTCTGGATCGTCACCGACGAATCCTATGGCTGGCAGGCCCAGGGGGCCTACAGCTCGACCGGGGCCGGCGGGGTCCCCGTCGGTCCGGCCACCTGGTATTCGAGCGAAAACTTTCTGCGCTACGACATCAGCGACACGATGGACGTGGTGGCGCGCTACGAGGTCTATTACGACCTGAACGGTTTCATGACCGGCACCGGGCTTCCCACGGCGATCAACGACGAGTCGATCGATTTTCAGTGGAACTTCCTGCCCAACGTCATAAGCCGCATCGAATACCGGCACGACAACGCCAATCAGCCCCTCTATAACAGCAACGTCTACGGGATCGCTACCGGATCGGCGAATCCGGGAAACCACGGGTCGCCGATTTTCAGCATGGATACCGTCGATCTGGAGCTCACCTACATGTTCTGA
- a CDS encoding PA0069 family radical SAM protein encodes MPTGSLSGRANMQEKNRRPGPLRGRGASHNPPNRYHTVHREPVCGEPEEDDHPKSSPETRLAPDASRSVLSSNDSPDVGPGLSVNPYRGCEHGCVYCFARPTHAYLDLSPGIDFETRIFYKEHSPELLQKELSRPSYRCQPLALGINTDAYQPAEGSLGLTRKILEVLEAMRHPVTLITKSSLVERDIDILRALARQNLVHVFLSITTLDAELARRLEPRAATPQRRLRTIEALSQADIPTGVMVAPVIPVLTEPETEQILSEARTAGARTAGYVLLRLPLELADLFERWLEEHVPEKKRAILAAIREFHGGKLYDSRFGARMRGTGVRADLLEQRFGLQVRRLAFPGLPPLRTDLFVPPFPTKPAKKSAPLFPGFA; translated from the coding sequence ATCCCGACAGGATCTCTCTCCGGACGGGCCAACATGCAGGAAAAAAACCGGCGTCCCGGTCCCCTTCGGGGGCGGGGCGCCTCCCACAATCCCCCCAACCGTTATCACACAGTTCATCGGGAACCCGTTTGCGGCGAACCGGAAGAAGACGACCATCCAAAATCTTCTCCCGAAACACGCCTGGCTCCGGATGCGTCCAGAAGCGTTCTCTCGTCCAATGATTCTCCCGATGTCGGTCCCGGTCTGTCCGTCAATCCCTACCGGGGATGCGAACACGGATGCGTGTATTGCTTCGCCCGGCCCACTCACGCCTATCTGGATCTCTCCCCCGGAATCGACTTTGAGACGCGGATTTTTTATAAGGAGCACTCCCCGGAACTTCTCCAAAAGGAGCTGTCCCGACCTTCCTACCGCTGTCAGCCCCTGGCGCTCGGCATCAATACGGACGCCTACCAGCCGGCGGAAGGTTCGCTCGGTCTGACGCGAAAGATTCTGGAGGTCCTTGAGGCCATGCGACACCCGGTGACGTTGATCACGAAGTCTTCTCTTGTGGAACGCGACATCGACATTCTCCGCGCTCTCGCCCGACAGAACCTTGTCCATGTCTTTCTCTCGATCACGACCCTGGACGCCGAGCTCGCCCGACGGCTCGAACCCCGCGCCGCGACTCCCCAACGGCGACTCCGGACGATCGAAGCCCTGTCGCAAGCGGACATTCCCACCGGCGTTATGGTTGCACCGGTGATTCCTGTCCTGACAGAACCCGAAACGGAACAGATCCTGAGCGAAGCCCGAACGGCGGGAGCCCGGACGGCCGGCTATGTTCTCCTGCGTCTTCCGCTTGAACTGGCCGATCTCTTTGAGCGGTGGCTCGAGGAGCATGTTCCGGAAAAAAAGCGCGCCATTCTTGCCGCTATCCGGGAGTTCCACGGGGGGAAACTCTACGATTCGCGGTTTGGAGCGCGGATGCGCGGCACGGGCGTCCGGGCGGACCTTCTCGAACAACGATTCGGACTTCAGGTGCGCCGTCTCGCCTTTCCAGGTCTCCCACCCTTAAGGACAGACCTCTTCGTTCCTCCTTTCCCGACAAAGCCCGCAAAAAAGAGCGCTCCTCTTTTTCCGGGCTTTGCCTGA